GACGCCGGCGTGGTGGCGCAGGGTCGCCATGCCCAGGTCGATCGGGCGGTTGCGGCTCTCCACCAGGCCGTCGGTGTAGAGCAGCAGCGTGCTCTCCGGCGGCAGCTCCTCGCTGGCGTCCGGCCAGCTCAGACCCAGGTGCAGGGTGGCGCTCATGCCGATCAGCGGGCCGTGCCCGCCCTGGAGGAAGCGCGTGGTGCCCTCGCGGGTGATCAGCAGCGGGGGCGGATGGCCCGCGTTGACCCAGTGCAGCCGCCAGGGCCCGCCCTCGGGTCCCTCGACCCGGGCGAAGACCGCCGTGGCCATCGGCGCGTCACTCGTGTTGGTGACCGCCTCGTCCAGCCGCCGCATGATCAGGCTCGGCGGCTCGCAGTGGTCCCAGGCCAGCGCGCGCAGCATGTTGCGGACCTCGGCCATGTGCGCGGCCGCCTTCAGGTCGTGCCCGACGACGTCCCCGATGACCAGGGCCATCACGCCGTCCCCGAGCAGGAAGGCGTCGTACCAGTCCCCGCCGATCTCCATGGCCCGCTGGGCCGGCCGGTAGCGCGCGGCCATCCGCAGATGGTTCACCTGGGGGAGCGGGGCGAGGAGCTGGCGCTGCATGGTCTCCGCGACGTTGCGCTGTTCGTAGTAGAGCCGGGCGTTGTCCATCACCAGGGCCACCCGCCGGCCGATGTCGGCCAGTACGGCGGCCTCGGCGTCGGTGTGCGGAGTGCCGGTGCGGGCCACGGTGAGCAGGCCGTACGGCCGCTGCCGGGTGCGCAGCGGCACCGCGACCGCGTAGTCGCCGCCGAGCCGTTCGAACAGCGCGCCGTGCGTGGCGGCGAGGGGCGCGTCCGGGGAGTCGCGCAGCTCGGCGGCGGTCAGCCGGGTGGGGCGGTCGCCGTTCAGCGCCCGCGCCACCGCCAGGCGGGACTTCTCCGGCAGCGGAGGCAGGGGGCCCTTCAGCCGGCCGGTACGGCGGTGGTGCGCGCTGCGCACGGCGACGCGCTCCAGGTTGGTGGAGTGCTCGGAGCAGACGTCGACCGCGGCCCATGCGCCCATCCCGGGGACGAGCAGCCGCAGCAG
The DNA window shown above is from Streptomyces sp. NBC_00670 and carries:
- a CDS encoding SpoIIE family protein phosphatase, which encodes MSGADRAPDADFTGAVLHDLGAGVITMDPDGRITSANPWAEELLGRTAAEMVGRDAHDLLHRQADGSPVPREQCTMTEPLRGSESAEEGSEEYFLRADGTPVPITWATTPLWLDGRRAGVVLVFHDFSLHRSATEQAAAHTAALEALTARLHLIADISSVLMAGVSTSGSMRRLLRLLVPGMGAWAAVDVCSEHSTNLERVAVRSAHHRRTGRLKGPLPPLPEKSRLAVARALNGDRPTRLTAAELRDSPDAPLAATHGALFERLGGDYAVAVPLRTRQRPYGLLTVARTGTPHTDAEAAVLADIGRRVALVMDNARLYYEQRNVAETMQRQLLAPLPQVNHLRMAARYRPAQRAMEIGGDWYDAFLLGDGVMALVIGDVVGHDLKAAAHMAEVRNMLRALAWDHCEPPSLIMRRLDEAVTNTSDAPMATAVFARVEGPEGGPWRLHWVNAGHPPPLLITREGTTRFLQGGHGPLIGMSATLHLGLSWPDASEELPPESTLLLYTDGLVESRNRPIDLGMATLRHHAGVLARRPAGNTVDDFCDELLERIAPSGDDAALLALRLPEAGAGTAGDLRPPPPPQAPYSPAAPDRAAPGSVQEHPHVQDPTRGFREE